A stretch of the Methylacidiphilum caldifontis genome encodes the following:
- a CDS encoding phosphatidylserine decarboxylase family protein, whose protein sequence is MKLPLLLREASFLALILAALSILFLMLPYKSAKVIGFLFLLSFSFLFYFFRDPQRAIPTNPHYILAPADGKIVEVKIEEKSPFFEGKAKKISIFLSIFDVHVNRSPVRGKLIKKEYSRGTFLDARNPLSSEKNERQDWWIETPEGYIVGVRQIAGFIARRLVSWKEIGQRVDAGEKIGMIKFGSRTELYLPDVCRLEVKIGDRVEAGKSVVAKWP, encoded by the coding sequence ATGAAACTACCCCTTCTTTTGCGTGAAGCCTCTTTTTTGGCTTTAATCCTAGCGGCTCTTTCTATTCTTTTTTTGATGTTGCCTTATAAATCTGCAAAAGTTATAGGATTTCTTTTCTTATTAAGTTTTTCTTTTCTTTTTTACTTCTTTAGAGATCCCCAAAGAGCTATTCCGACGAACCCTCATTATATTTTAGCTCCTGCAGATGGTAAAATCGTAGAAGTCAAAATCGAAGAAAAGTCTCCTTTTTTTGAAGGCAAGGCAAAAAAGATCTCCATATTTCTTTCAATTTTTGATGTTCATGTCAACCGTTCTCCTGTTAGGGGTAAGCTTATAAAGAAAGAGTACTCTAGGGGAACTTTTTTGGATGCTCGCAATCCTCTTTCATCTGAAAAGAATGAAAGACAAGATTGGTGGATAGAAACCCCAGAAGGCTATATTGTAGGAGTAAGGCAGATTGCAGGTTTTATTGCTAGGCGGTTGGTTTCTTGGAAAGAAATAGGACAAAGGGTTGATGCAGGAGAAAAAATAGGAATGATAAAGTTTGGTTCTAGAACGGAGCTCTATTTGCCTGATGTTTGTAGGCTAGAAGTAAAGATCGGGGATAGAGTGGAAGCAGGAAAATCAGTTGTAGCGAAATGGCCATGA
- a CDS encoding KamA family radical SAM protein — MSVSHRDFVSPGKGCWASVSDRDWNDWHWQLKNRIHSLDQIKKLLFLSPEERRGLMFAAKEKLAFSLTPYFFNLIDPHNPNCPIRRQVIPRSEELVSMSYEMMDPCGEDKDMVAPGLVHRYPDRVLLLVTDRCASYCRYCTRSRIVSGVGGQKLETDDKLPFDYLKNHPEIRDVLISGGDPLLLSDARLERILRQLREIPHIEIVRIGSRIPIFLPQRITDNLCKILKTYHPLWLNIHSNHPKELTLEAKTALEKLADAGIPLGNQSVLLKGVNDDHQVILELLTKLIRCRVRPYYLYQCDLIQGTHHFRVPIKRGLEIMQRLRGFTTGFAVPQYVVDGPGGGGKIPLNPDYVIGYYEDKVLLRNYEGKIFSYPVGQNNAKGEENYDRQSEAGV; from the coding sequence TTGAGTGTTTCCCATCGAGATTTTGTTTCTCCAGGGAAAGGTTGTTGGGCATCAGTATCCGATAGGGATTGGAACGATTGGCATTGGCAGCTGAAAAACCGCATACATTCCCTTGATCAAATTAAAAAACTTCTATTTTTAAGTCCCGAAGAACGTCGCGGATTAATGTTCGCTGCAAAAGAAAAGCTCGCCTTTTCCCTTACTCCTTATTTTTTCAATCTTATTGATCCCCACAATCCCAACTGCCCGATCCGTCGTCAGGTTATACCCAGGTCCGAAGAATTAGTGAGTATGTCCTATGAAATGATGGATCCCTGTGGTGAAGATAAAGACATGGTAGCTCCAGGGCTTGTGCATCGTTATCCAGATAGGGTTCTTCTTTTGGTTACGGATAGGTGTGCATCCTACTGTCGGTATTGTACCAGGAGCCGAATTGTCAGTGGAGTGGGAGGACAGAAACTTGAAACAGATGACAAATTGCCTTTCGATTATCTGAAAAATCATCCAGAGATAAGAGATGTCCTCATTTCTGGTGGTGATCCCCTGCTTCTTTCGGATGCACGATTAGAAAGGATCCTCAGGCAGTTAAGAGAAATACCTCACATTGAAATTGTCAGAATAGGCAGTCGCATCCCTATCTTTCTTCCGCAGAGGATAACCGATAATCTATGCAAAATTTTGAAAACTTATCATCCTTTATGGCTTAATATTCATTCCAATCATCCTAAGGAGTTGACTTTGGAAGCTAAAACTGCACTTGAAAAATTAGCTGATGCGGGAATCCCTCTAGGGAATCAATCGGTTCTTTTGAAAGGAGTCAATGATGACCATCAGGTCATTTTAGAACTGCTAACAAAACTTATCCGCTGTCGTGTAAGACCCTATTATCTCTATCAATGTGATCTTATCCAGGGAACACACCATTTTCGCGTTCCCATTAAAAGAGGTTTGGAGATAATGCAAAGACTTAGAGGTTTCACTACCGGTTTTGCCGTACCGCAATATGTCGTAGATGGGCCAGGAGGAGGGGGAAAAATTCCGTTGAATCCCGACTATGTCATAGGATATTATGAGGATAAAGTGTTGTTACGTAATTATGAAGGCAAAATATTTTCCTATCCCGTGGGTCAAAATAATGCCAAAGGAGAGGAAAACTATGATAGGCAATCCGAAGCGGGGGTTTAA
- a CDS encoding bifunctional acetate--CoA ligase family protein/GNAT family N-acetyltransferase yields MRLSSKLVRGTYGLRNFLPPQRVALVGASEKPASVGRAVMENLIKWGGVFYPVNPYHSEIFGRKSYPNIESLPESVDLAIIATPASTVPAVIEDCVRASVKGAVVLSAGFKEIGESGRILEEKVVAIAKQGGLRLIGPNCIGLILPHARFNGTFLTGMPKAGHIAFLSQSGALGAAVLDWSFSKNIGFSAFVSLGSMADVDWGDILFFLAEDSLTRVILIYMESIGDPSSFLSAARQVNFQKPILVLKAGRSKEGSRAALSHTGSMTGSDEVLDAAFLRTGVLRVASFSEFFSLASFFSQRPLPAGPRLVILTNAGGAGVLATDRLVITGGELANLSETTIQNLNEFLPQAWSHGNPVDIIGDADAQRYHRALDILSKEKNTDGILVILTKQAMTDPEETAKQVVLFAKNYPKPILCCWMGGESVHKGRVILEKEAIPTFEFPEEAAEAFSFGWLHRKSFSALYETPMPVGETDELIKAKENSSAIIYQAKEKNLTLLTEYESKKILRFYGIDVNETFLAKDSEEAISIAEEIGYPVVAKLNSTQVTHKSDIGGVILGISDKDSLKRAFEKIRQNTIKRFSEHAFGGITIQKMITEKGIELILGGSVDPQFGPVMLFGSGGVFVEIYKDRALALPPLTTVLSSILIGQTKIAKALDGFRGVPPIDRQKLNQTLVRFSELLVNERRIKEIDVNPLFVHGEKVIALDARIILHPFSLEDNSIPSASIRPYPLEYIWKEILLDGTKVLIRPIKPEDEPLMREFHKGLSQESVYYRYFQNLSLEERIDHQRLSRICFSDYSIEIVLVVQVLSADQPAEIIGVGRLGKYHGFEGAEFALIIQDRWQNKGLGTLLVRKLKEIGRKEKLSWIIGRMLPLNESMKKIADKEGFSLYFDESAHEYIAELDLRKEL; encoded by the coding sequence ATGAGATTAAGTTCTAAGCTTGTTAGGGGAACTTATGGGTTAAGAAATTTTCTTCCTCCCCAGCGTGTTGCCCTTGTGGGAGCATCGGAAAAACCTGCAAGCGTAGGAAGAGCTGTAATGGAGAATTTGATCAAATGGGGGGGTGTTTTTTATCCTGTTAATCCCTATCATAGTGAAATCTTTGGTAGAAAATCTTACCCCAATATTGAGAGCTTACCAGAATCTGTCGATTTAGCTATTATAGCGACTCCTGCCTCAACGGTCCCAGCCGTCATAGAAGATTGTGTTCGTGCCTCGGTTAAAGGGGCAGTGGTGTTATCAGCTGGTTTCAAGGAAATTGGAGAATCTGGAAGGATATTGGAAGAAAAAGTAGTGGCAATAGCCAAACAGGGAGGATTAAGGTTAATTGGTCCTAACTGCATCGGCCTTATTTTACCTCATGCTCGGTTTAATGGCACTTTTTTAACGGGAATGCCCAAAGCGGGTCATATTGCTTTTTTAAGTCAGAGTGGAGCACTTGGGGCCGCTGTTTTAGATTGGAGTTTTAGCAAAAATATCGGTTTTAGTGCTTTTGTTTCACTTGGATCTATGGCTGATGTGGATTGGGGGGATATCCTTTTTTTCCTCGCTGAGGATTCCCTGACCCGAGTAATCCTTATTTACATGGAGTCTATAGGCGATCCTTCCTCTTTTCTTTCCGCAGCAAGGCAGGTTAACTTTCAGAAGCCCATTTTAGTCTTGAAAGCCGGTAGATCAAAAGAAGGCAGTCGAGCAGCGTTGTCTCATACAGGATCGATGACGGGAAGTGACGAGGTCTTAGATGCGGCATTTTTGAGGACAGGTGTTTTGAGAGTAGCTTCTTTTTCTGAGTTTTTTTCCTTGGCTTCTTTTTTTAGTCAAAGACCTCTTCCAGCGGGCCCTCGACTGGTCATTTTAACCAATGCAGGGGGGGCGGGTGTGCTTGCGACGGACAGGTTAGTAATCACTGGAGGCGAACTAGCCAATCTTTCAGAAACGACTATTCAAAATTTAAATGAATTTCTTCCTCAGGCTTGGAGTCATGGGAATCCGGTTGATATTATAGGGGATGCTGATGCCCAGCGTTATCATAGGGCTTTGGACATTTTATCTAAGGAAAAAAATACAGATGGCATTCTGGTTATCCTTACCAAGCAGGCCATGACCGATCCTGAAGAGACGGCTAAGCAAGTTGTTCTTTTTGCTAAGAACTACCCTAAGCCTATTCTATGCTGTTGGATGGGGGGAGAGTCTGTTCATAAAGGAAGGGTCATACTTGAAAAAGAAGCAATACCTACGTTTGAGTTCCCTGAAGAAGCTGCAGAGGCTTTTTCTTTTGGTTGGCTTCATAGAAAAAGCTTCTCAGCGCTCTACGAGACTCCCATGCCTGTGGGAGAGACTGATGAACTGATTAAAGCTAAAGAAAACTCCTCAGCTATTATTTATCAAGCAAAAGAAAAGAATCTAACCCTTTTAACCGAGTATGAATCTAAAAAGATTCTGCGTTTTTATGGCATTGATGTGAATGAGACCTTTTTGGCTAAAGATTCGGAAGAAGCCATTTCGATTGCAGAAGAAATTGGCTATCCGGTCGTCGCCAAACTCAATTCGACTCAGGTTACCCATAAAAGTGATATTGGAGGAGTAATCCTTGGAATATCGGATAAGGATTCCCTAAAGAGAGCGTTTGAAAAGATTAGACAGAACACCATAAAGCGGTTTTCAGAACATGCATTTGGGGGAATAACGATTCAAAAAATGATAACCGAAAAAGGGATAGAGTTGATTTTAGGGGGAAGTGTAGATCCCCAATTTGGTCCAGTTATGCTATTTGGCTCAGGGGGTGTATTTGTAGAAATTTATAAAGATAGAGCTCTTGCTTTGCCTCCTCTTACAACGGTTCTTTCTTCGATTCTTATCGGACAGACCAAAATAGCCAAGGCTTTGGATGGTTTTCGAGGAGTACCCCCCATAGATAGACAAAAACTCAATCAGACCTTGGTGCGCTTCAGTGAGTTGCTGGTAAACGAGCGAAGGATAAAAGAAATCGATGTTAATCCCCTGTTTGTTCATGGAGAGAAGGTTATAGCTTTGGATGCAAGGATAATTCTTCATCCTTTTTCTCTGGAGGACAACTCTATTCCTTCTGCCTCTATTAGGCCCTATCCCCTGGAATATATCTGGAAGGAGATCCTTCTAGACGGAACCAAAGTCTTGATTCGGCCCATCAAACCGGAAGACGAACCTCTCATGAGGGAATTTCATAAAGGTCTTTCCCAGGAGTCTGTTTATTATCGTTATTTTCAAAATCTATCTTTAGAAGAACGAATTGATCACCAAAGACTTTCTCGAATATGCTTTTCGGATTACAGCATTGAAATTGTGCTAGTCGTCCAGGTTCTTTCAGCAGATCAGCCGGCTGAAATAATTGGGGTAGGCAGGCTAGGAAAATATCATGGGTTTGAAGGGGCTGAATTTGCTCTGATTATACAAGACCGTTGGCAAAATAAGGGTCTTGGGACTCTTCTTGTTCGCAAACTCAAGGAAATAGGAAGAAAAGAAAAATTATCTTGGATTATTGGCAGAATGCTGCCTTTGAATGAATCGATGAAAAAGATCGCCGATAAAGAAGGCTTTAGTTTATATTTCGATGAATCTGCCCATGAATATATTGCAGAGCTGGATTTGAGAAAAGAACTATGA
- a CDS encoding class I SAM-dependent rRNA methyltransferase, whose protein sequence is MSLEPTPFAGKVYLLKEGKHRILEGHVWIYRTEIDHYDRHIKDGDVVEVISASGQSLGVGIWNSQSQISVRIYARERLPLNKEIIYSFLTKAFSYREKLFQAKDRNAYRLFWSESDGFPGLVIDKYADWYVVQLLTSGADLKRNEVIEVLKEITKSSNIILRNDAPVRLLEGLPLGKECLGKDIPALYSVCIEGIPILVDLLNGQKTGLYLDQAANYKLISQIAKGKRVLDCFSYQGLFSIFCAQQGAQSCVAVDQSRTAVDIGKENASRLGLKIEWVCENAFDWLRKKEREREKFDLVILDPPSFTKTKAQKDSAFRGYHEIHLRALRLLDSGGFLASFCCSHHITMEEWKELISRACWETSSRLRYLGCLPQSPDHPILFNIPETEYLKGVLAQKID, encoded by the coding sequence ATGTCTTTGGAGCCGACTCCTTTTGCTGGCAAAGTGTATTTATTAAAAGAGGGAAAGCACAGGATTTTAGAAGGTCATGTCTGGATATATCGAACCGAGATTGATCATTACGATCGGCATATTAAAGATGGGGATGTCGTAGAGGTTATTTCTGCCAGCGGTCAGAGCTTGGGTGTGGGCATATGGAATAGTCAATCCCAAATTTCTGTACGGATTTATGCTAGAGAAAGGCTTCCTTTAAATAAGGAGATTATCTATTCTTTTTTAACCAAGGCTTTTAGTTACAGAGAAAAGCTTTTTCAGGCTAAAGATAGAAATGCCTACAGGCTATTTTGGTCTGAATCGGATGGATTCCCCGGGTTAGTGATAGACAAATATGCGGATTGGTACGTCGTTCAATTGCTGACTTCTGGAGCTGATCTTAAACGCAATGAAGTCATAGAAGTCTTGAAAGAGATCACCAAAAGTTCAAATATAATCCTTCGCAATGATGCTCCTGTAAGGCTTCTTGAAGGGTTGCCTTTGGGAAAAGAATGTTTGGGCAAAGACATTCCTGCTCTTTATTCGGTTTGTATTGAGGGGATTCCAATTTTAGTCGATCTTCTTAATGGGCAAAAAACGGGTTTATATTTAGACCAGGCTGCAAACTACAAACTCATTTCGCAGATAGCAAAGGGCAAAAGGGTGCTTGATTGTTTTTCTTATCAGGGATTATTTTCGATATTTTGTGCTCAACAAGGAGCACAAAGTTGTGTAGCAGTAGATCAGTCTAGAACAGCGGTCGATATAGGGAAAGAAAATGCCTCTCGGCTTGGATTGAAAATTGAATGGGTCTGTGAAAATGCTTTCGATTGGCTTAGAAAAAAAGAAAGAGAAAGGGAAAAATTTGATTTGGTCATCCTTGATCCTCCCTCTTTTACAAAAACAAAAGCCCAAAAAGATTCGGCTTTCCGTGGATATCATGAAATTCATTTGCGTGCCTTAAGATTACTCGACTCTGGAGGTTTTTTGGCTAGCTTTTGTTGTTCTCATCACATTACGATGGAAGAATGGAAGGAGTTAATCTCTAGAGCTTGTTGGGAAACAAGCTCAAGGCTTCGTTATTTGGGCTGTTTACCGCAAAGTCCAGATCATCCTATTCTTTTCAATATCCCTGAAACTGAGTATCTCAAAGGAGTTCTTGCTCAGAAAATCGATTAA
- a CDS encoding isoprenyl transferase gives MNNDLGLEQQGQNGIAESPSFYFLDRRNIPEHVAIIMDGNGRWAEKRSLPRIEGHKEGLNAAKEVVQTALEVGIHYLTLYVFSIDNWKRPYYEIKALMEMFEDFLSKNEKELVERGIKLLTIGRRSDLPRGLQKQLLSICKKTESNFKLILTLALSYGSRLDIINGVKEIVKKALLGQIKISDIDEKLFKSHLSTSFSPDPDLLIRTSGEMRLSNFLLWESSYTEFYFTNTYWPDFRKKEFLEALCNFSKRQRRFGQIFAKN, from the coding sequence ATGAATAATGACTTAGGACTTGAACAGCAAGGACAAAACGGGATTGCTGAATCCCCAAGTTTTTATTTTTTAGATAGGCGTAATATCCCTGAACATGTTGCAATAATTATGGATGGGAATGGTCGTTGGGCAGAAAAAAGAAGTTTACCTCGAATCGAAGGGCATAAGGAAGGGCTCAATGCTGCAAAAGAAGTTGTCCAAACAGCTTTGGAAGTGGGTATTCATTATTTAACCCTTTATGTTTTCTCCATTGATAACTGGAAAAGGCCCTATTATGAAATAAAAGCTCTTATGGAGATGTTTGAAGATTTTTTAAGCAAGAATGAAAAAGAGTTAGTTGAAAGAGGGATAAAACTTCTAACTATAGGAAGAAGATCAGATCTACCAAGAGGACTTCAGAAGCAGTTGCTTTCTATCTGTAAAAAGACAGAATCCAATTTTAAGCTGATTTTAACGTTGGCTTTAAGTTATGGGTCGCGACTTGATATCATTAATGGGGTGAAAGAAATTGTAAAAAAAGCTCTTTTAGGTCAGATTAAGATTTCAGATATAGACGAGAAACTTTTCAAATCCCATCTTTCAACTTCTTTTTCTCCTGATCCTGATTTATTAATAAGAACAAGTGGGGAGATGCGTTTAAGTAATTTTCTTCTTTGGGAATCTTCTTATACAGAGTTTTATTTTACAAATACCTATTGGCCTGATTTCAGAAAGAAAGAATTTTTAGAAGCCCTATGCAACTTTTCTAAAAGGCAACGTAGATTTGGTCAAATTTTCGCAAAAAATTGA
- the pssA gene encoding CDP-diacylglycerol--serine O-phosphatidyltransferase: protein MNNWDPQKNEKIYLLPNLLTAGNLICGFLAILKILEGSILRDSDSAGWIHTYENSLNFILAAFVFDVLDGRLARFGGKESMFGREFDSLADLISFGVAPALLVFEIVLYQFPHKIGWIVASIYLVCGALRLARFNVLSTQYKGTNLEFTGFPIPAAAGLVCSITLLMLYFYETDRELEKGWGKYILVILLLFLSMMMFSKNLYPSFKGITWKTKWTVPKFLFVVSILGLTIVYYKWMLAIDFLGYLLYGFFRPFISKPLRKAIEEEGEEEEEDEEKSEPKKTLEVDSEKGKFR, encoded by the coding sequence ATGAACAATTGGGATCCTCAAAAAAATGAAAAAATTTATCTTTTGCCTAATCTTTTGACAGCTGGAAACTTGATTTGCGGTTTTCTTGCTATTCTAAAAATCCTGGAAGGAAGCATTCTGAGGGATAGTGATTCGGCAGGTTGGATTCATACCTATGAAAACAGCCTTAATTTTATTTTAGCGGCCTTTGTCTTTGATGTTTTGGATGGTAGGCTCGCTCGGTTTGGCGGAAAAGAAAGCATGTTTGGTAGGGAATTTGATTCCTTAGCTGATCTGATCTCTTTTGGTGTTGCCCCCGCATTGCTTGTGTTTGAAATTGTGTTGTATCAATTTCCCCATAAGATAGGCTGGATTGTAGCTTCCATCTATCTTGTATGCGGTGCTTTAAGGCTGGCTCGATTCAATGTTCTTTCCACTCAATATAAGGGAACTAACCTGGAATTTACAGGCTTTCCAATTCCTGCCGCAGCTGGTCTTGTCTGTTCAATCACTTTGCTTATGCTCTATTTTTATGAAACAGATAGGGAGCTTGAAAAAGGATGGGGAAAGTATATTTTGGTCATTTTGTTGCTTTTCCTATCAATGATGATGTTTAGCAAGAATCTCTATCCCAGTTTTAAAGGGATTACTTGGAAAACAAAATGGACAGTGCCCAAGTTTTTATTTGTGGTTTCCATTCTAGGATTGACGATAGTTTATTATAAATGGATGTTGGCGATTGATTTTTTAGGATATCTTTTGTATGGCTTTTTTAGACCGTTTATTTCGAAACCCTTGAGAAAAGCTATCGAAGAGGAGGGGGAGGAAGAAGAAGAGGATGAAGAAAAGAGTGAGCCGAAAAAAACACTTGAAGTCGATTCAGAAAAAGGAAAATTCAGATAA
- the ppsA gene encoding phosphoenolpyruvate synthase, whose protein sequence is MNLMSHSSDKQNALILWFDEITLEDVPLVGGKNASLGEMYSRLSSKGIKVPHGFATTTKAYRFFLSENKIEGEISHILSELNPHDLESLREKGRKIRSLIIDCPLPKELEKEILDAYSQLSKEANLKAVDVAVRSSATAEDLPGASFAGQQETYLNIRGKDNLLYSIKKCFASLFTDRAISYRTDMGFEHSKVALSVGVQRMVRSDLACSGVMFSIDTESGFSNAVLINASYGLGENIVQGIVNPDEYYVFKPTLMKGYKPILQKRLGGKEIKLVYDIGGEKIVKNVPVPPEERKKFSLTEQEILTLARWACIVEEHYSELKGSFTPMDMEWAKDGLTGELFMLQARPETVYRGQLRNYIEFYRLKGKGRVLVEGRSVGDKIAHGKIKVIRNIGQIDQFKEGEILVTEKTDPDWEPIMKKAKAIVTNRGGRTCHAAIVSRELGVPAIVGTENATEILKDGMTVTVSCAEGEIGKVYEDEIPFEIEKVNLKEIPRPRTKIMMNVGNPEEAFELSFLPNDGVGLAREEFILTNYVRIHPMALVHFDKLREGEDKEKIKTMTENYPRKTDFFVEKLAEGIGMIAAAFYPKDVIVRLSDFKTNEYANLIGGADFEPQERNPMIGFRGASRYYNPRYQEGFALECQAIKKVRESFGLVNLKVMVPVVRTVEEAKKVIAEMEKNGLKKGENGLEIYMMCEIPSNVILAEEFCELFDGFSIGSNDLTQLVLGLDRDSEIVAYLYDERNEAVKRMISSVIKTAKMKKRKIGICGEAPSNYPEFAEFLVKEGIDSLSLSADAIIKTTLNILQLEKTLFG, encoded by the coding sequence ATGAATCTCATGTCTCATTCCTCTGATAAGCAAAACGCTTTGATACTGTGGTTTGATGAAATAACCCTTGAAGATGTTCCCCTTGTAGGGGGTAAAAATGCTTCTCTTGGAGAGATGTATTCCCGTCTTTCTTCTAAAGGTATAAAAGTTCCTCATGGTTTTGCTACAACCACCAAGGCCTACCGGTTTTTCCTGTCTGAAAACAAGATTGAAGGAGAAATATCTCATATCCTTTCGGAATTAAATCCACACGACCTGGAGAGTTTAAGAGAGAAAGGAAGGAAAATCCGCTCTCTAATCATAGATTGTCCCTTACCCAAAGAGCTTGAAAAAGAAATATTGGATGCCTACTCGCAACTTAGCAAGGAAGCGAACCTCAAAGCCGTAGATGTAGCCGTACGTTCAAGTGCCACAGCTGAAGATCTTCCGGGTGCCAGTTTTGCTGGCCAGCAAGAGACTTATTTGAATATCAGGGGAAAAGATAACCTTTTGTATTCAATCAAAAAATGCTTTGCCTCCTTGTTCACCGATAGGGCTATTTCTTACAGGACAGATATGGGGTTTGAACATTCCAAAGTAGCTCTATCTGTGGGGGTACAGCGAATGGTTAGGTCGGATCTTGCTTGTTCAGGAGTGATGTTTTCGATAGACACTGAATCTGGATTTAGTAATGCCGTACTCATCAATGCTTCTTATGGATTGGGAGAAAATATCGTACAAGGAATTGTTAATCCTGACGAATACTATGTTTTCAAACCCACCTTGATGAAAGGATATAAGCCAATCTTACAGAAAAGGTTAGGCGGCAAGGAAATCAAACTTGTTTATGATATCGGGGGTGAAAAAATTGTAAAAAATGTCCCTGTTCCTCCTGAAGAAAGGAAAAAGTTTTCATTAACCGAGCAAGAAATTTTGACCCTTGCCCGGTGGGCCTGCATTGTTGAAGAACACTATTCGGAGCTCAAAGGAAGTTTTACACCCATGGATATGGAATGGGCAAAAGATGGATTAACAGGTGAGCTTTTCATGCTCCAAGCAAGGCCAGAAACAGTGTATAGGGGCCAGCTACGCAATTATATTGAGTTTTACCGGCTAAAAGGCAAAGGTCGCGTTCTGGTCGAAGGAAGGAGTGTTGGAGATAAAATTGCTCATGGGAAAATAAAGGTAATTAGGAATATTGGACAGATTGACCAGTTTAAAGAGGGAGAAATCCTTGTTACCGAAAAGACAGATCCTGATTGGGAGCCCATCATGAAAAAGGCAAAAGCGATTGTGACCAATCGTGGAGGCAGGACCTGTCATGCAGCGATTGTTAGCCGGGAATTAGGTGTTCCGGCTATCGTAGGGACCGAAAATGCAACAGAAATCCTCAAAGACGGTATGACTGTAACTGTTAGCTGTGCAGAAGGAGAGATTGGAAAAGTCTATGAGGATGAAATTCCTTTTGAGATCGAAAAGGTCAATCTTAAGGAAATTCCTCGCCCTCGAACAAAGATCATGATGAATGTAGGTAATCCTGAAGAGGCTTTTGAGCTTTCCTTTCTTCCCAATGATGGAGTGGGATTAGCTAGGGAAGAATTTATTTTAACCAATTATGTCAGAATCCATCCCATGGCGTTGGTCCATTTCGATAAACTCAGGGAAGGGGAAGATAAGGAAAAAATTAAAACGATGACCGAAAATTATCCTCGCAAAACCGATTTTTTTGTAGAAAAGCTGGCCGAAGGCATAGGCATGATCGCGGCGGCATTTTATCCAAAAGATGTGATTGTAAGACTTAGCGATTTTAAAACCAACGAATATGCCAACTTGATTGGAGGTGCGGATTTTGAGCCACAGGAACGTAATCCAATGATCGGTTTTAGAGGGGCATCCCGTTATTATAATCCAAGATATCAAGAAGGATTCGCTTTAGAGTGTCAGGCCATTAAAAAAGTAAGAGAAAGCTTCGGTCTTGTTAACCTTAAGGTTATGGTTCCTGTCGTGAGGACCGTAGAAGAAGCTAAAAAAGTCATTGCTGAAATGGAAAAAAACGGGCTCAAAAAAGGGGAAAATGGGCTTGAAATCTACATGATGTGCGAAATCCCTAGCAATGTTATTCTTGCAGAAGAGTTTTGTGAACTATTCGATGGCTTTTCCATCGGTTCTAACGACTTGACACAATTAGTTCTTGGATTGGATAGGGATTCAGAAATTGTTGCTTATCTTTATGATGAGCGCAATGAAGCGGTAAAACGAATGATTTCTTCTGTAATTAAGACAGCTAAAATGAAAAAAAGAAAAATCGGTATCTGTGGAGAGGCTCCAAGCAATTATCCTGAATTTGCTGAGTTCCTTGTCAAAGAAGGAATTGATAGCTTATCTTTGAGTGCCGATGCCATCATCAAGACAACTTTAAATATTTTGCAATTAGAAAAAACTCTTTTTGGATAA
- a CDS encoding phosphatidate cytidylyltransferase has protein sequence MTIEMLEKESNFYARFFSSLVLWGVLLFVILYGLKIIEMIIFTFFGVLALEEFYRMQQVKGNRVFRTAGLTAAFCLYIGIWFFWNFLPNGSTLYYFFEQVLYFAFIASLFSLVIWNWDILENPVSSIALTLLGFFYVAFLFSFLERISFCKGLPFNADAALFYVIAVTKLSDTGAFLIGKNFGRRFLLPHISPKKTWEGLGGGILFSFLAGIMLPFGFSSFFKGFPYADSILLSVVIGIVGAIGDLAKSTVKRDAHVKDSGHVIPGIGGILDLIDSLLLSAPLFYFYCILRYHILP, from the coding sequence ATGACCATTGAAATGTTAGAAAAAGAATCCAATTTTTATGCCCGCTTTTTTTCATCCCTCGTTCTGTGGGGTGTTCTCCTTTTTGTTATCTTATATGGTTTGAAAATCATCGAGATGATCATCTTTACTTTTTTTGGAGTATTGGCCTTGGAAGAGTTTTATCGGATGCAACAGGTCAAAGGCAATAGAGTATTTCGAACTGCGGGACTGACTGCTGCCTTTTGTCTTTATATTGGTATTTGGTTTTTTTGGAATTTTCTACCTAACGGATCCACTTTATATTATTTTTTCGAACAGGTACTCTATTTTGCGTTTATAGCCAGCCTTTTTTCCCTTGTTATTTGGAACTGGGACATATTGGAAAATCCAGTATCATCAATAGCGTTGACTCTTTTAGGATTTTTTTATGTAGCCTTTCTTTTTAGTTTTCTTGAGCGGATTTCTTTTTGCAAGGGCCTTCCCTTTAATGCTGATGCAGCTCTTTTTTACGTTATAGCGGTGACAAAACTCAGCGATACAGGCGCTTTTCTAATAGGGAAAAACTTCGGACGACGGTTTCTACTTCCCCATATTAGTCCCAAAAAAACATGGGAAGGATTGGGCGGAGGCATTCTTTTTTCCTTTTTAGCTGGGATAATGTTACCCTTTGGATTTTCTAGTTTTTTTAAAGGGTTTCCCTATGCCGACTCTATTTTATTAAGCGTGGTTATAGGTATAGTAGGAGCGATTGGAGATTTGGCTAAAAGCACTGTCAAAAGAGATGCTCATGTCAAGGATTCGGGTCATGTTATTCCCGGGATTGGGGGGATATTAGACCTCATTGATAGTCTTCTTTTAAGTGCACCTTTGTTTTATTTTTATTGTATTTTGAGATACCACATATTGCCCTAA